In the genome of Impatiens glandulifera chromosome 6, dImpGla2.1, whole genome shotgun sequence, the window AGAATTATTTGTACcaacataataataatgatatatctCATGAACTGCAGTTTTCTAATGGCCTTGAAAATTCAAGATAATGCAAGCAAGTGATGTAAACAGTTTGTCTTATAGGTTCCAAACACAAATTCTGCCTAAGACATTCACAACTTCTAGTGTGTTTCATAAAACAGAAACTAAGTgctaaatattgaattttaattgcCGAATAAGTAAAGTCTTTGAcaaataaatgttgaataaaaCGTGTAACTAATTTCGGGAAAGTCCCTTAAGACTATTTCACCCTTAAAGTAacgtaatttgattaattttcaagGGTTAAAGTTGTTTTCTGAACGATTAACTAGATTACCGTGTTAAGTCATTAAGCCAAATTTTTAGCTCAATTTGTTTAGCTTAATTTGAGCTAGATCTAAAtagttaagttattttaatttaatcaacagttatcaaataaacttaattcaaataagcacttAATAAAGTAGATTAAGTGTTATGTTATTATCAAACACTGCCTAATGAATCCTAAACATCTTAATTAAAGAAGCAAGCCCAACTGCACAATTAGATAGCAGGAATAATTAGTTGTTTCAATCAAACAAAAGCATAATAGTTCAtgcaataaaaatcataatcaaCCACATTTCATGGCATTCAAAAGTCAAAAAGTAGAGCAAGAGATAACAACCAGATGGGAGTGCATGTTTCTGTCTCAGTTTGTTCAGCACATCAGTTGCATCAAAGCCAGCATTATCACAGAGTTGTCTTGGGATAATCTGCAAAAGTGATGATTTCAGATCTAAAGGATTGTGAAAGTAGATGAGTCTCTAGAACCTTTGTTAAATAGCCAACTGATTCCACTTCGATAACTTAAATGGGGATAATTAATCCCGACAAAAACAAGTAAACAAAGAGAAATAAGAAACGTAGTAAATTAACACATGCTGAAAGAGAGTAATATGCCACCTAGCAGTACTTTGTGTGAAATTAGAAGCAAAATGAAACATGGTCATAATGACAATAGCACCATATTAGGGATGTGAGTGAACGGAAATGGATTCAACAAATTAACCAACTATAGCCATCTGACTTCCTTATAAGATTAGCACAAATTTTTATGAAAGCAAGAATGAAAGGGAACGAGAGGATACAAAACCATATTTGACATTGGACAGAAAATGCATACCTCAAGTGCCTTTGCATAAGAGTTGATAAAAAGCTGAGACTTTCCAGCAATTGTGCGTGCATGCTGTCTCAGATATCGGCTTATCTCCATCtacaacaataataaaataaaaaaattgaacaagtTTCTATGATCATGCCACTGATGGATTAAGTCAATTCAGAAAGGTATATTGATGTGATAAAGCATACATCTATAGCACCGCCACCAGGGACTACAGTAGAATTCTTAACAGCCCTTCTAACAATCATGATTGCATCATGTAAACTCCGTTCAGCTTCCTCAATGAACTGAAAATCATTTTGGTACAATAGGTCTTAAGAAAAAAGGCTAGAGAACATATATAGTGTACTTACatccaaacaaaattatatcaaaCCTGGTCTGCTCCACCCCGCAGAACAATAGTGGCAGTCTGACCTGAGGGGCAACCACTAAATATGTTAAACCTCTCATTTCCAACTTGCTTCTCCTCAAAGATTTCACATGATCCAAGGACCTGGATACACACCAAAATACATGGGGAAATAAAGAACAATTCATAACACTTAAACGGAGACAACGGATCAAATAATACAACTACTACATTTATGATGAGTATACTATTTAGAATATGAAAGAAAGATAGCCAAACAGGAACCTCATCAATGATGTTGTTAACAGACGTTTGAACAGTTCCACCAGTTGCAGCAGCAACTCTCTGTAAATCTTCTTCTGCAACACGGCCAGCACAAAAGATATCCCTATCTGCAAAATACTGTCATGGAACAACCCATTTAACTAGTCAAGATGAAGCCATTAATCTGCAAAAGATGTTAACTTTTCTATTTTTCCAAGCAATTGTATGTGTCAATAAAAAAGGCGGTCAAAGTGTATTTAATACAAAGCTATCTTTTTTAAGAAGAGATTTAATACAAAACTATCAAAACAAGTCAAAGTCCAAATAGAAGTCTAGATATTAAGCTTTCAGTGGACAGCTAAAGCAATTTACTGAAGCAATATTAACATCTACATCCACACAACAAGGTAATTTCATTGATTTTCGCATGTTACTTCCACCCCATTTTATGTGAAACTGTCAACCTGTCACTTTCTTCAATTATCTTCAAAAATCATTACTGAAATTTGATAACCAACAAGAACTTCAAAACTCCCCATTTGTGAAATTTGTCTGTCTCCAAAAATATCATTACTGAAATTTGAGGATTCTCCAAGAAAAGTGATTTTTTAAGTAGGAGTATGCATATCTAGGCTTTGTGTTTAAGAAAATGTTGATAAGATAGCCACTTGAACATTCATCAGAGTTGCAGTCAATGACCATTGAGATTTTCCTTAATTACGAGTATGAGAACTCATATTAGGAAAAGTGTTTATTGTGGAGGGATGAGTGTGaggattttttttgtttttcaattttctccattttttacACTTTCTTGTGCATGTGAATGAACTATATGTGATTTATAATGGTTTGTTTAATACAAGATgttatttggttaaaaaataaagttaattgaTTATATAGCCAGATAATGGCATCATTCttgcaataatattatttgtagatTAAActgtataagacaaaattagCACATTGTAAAGCTAGAGGATATCTTTTAAGACAACATATAACCATGTCACTTTATCATggatgagaaaataaaaaacttgCATGTTAAATGTATATATCAAGACTTAACATTTAGCATGGACTTTGAATGACGTAGAAGGAACTTGTGTGCAGAAAGTGTAGGATACCTGTGTGCCTAGATCACCAATAGCCAACCTCGATAGTATAATTTTGGCTCCACTCTTAGCACATTTATCCAATTTATCATAAATGATATTCCATTCAGCATCAACAATTGACTGATATTGTGATGGATCTGATAGCCTGCAATAGATGAGAAAATATAGGTACTTTATATCTCAATTTAAGCAAAGAGACTTCAaatgaatattattaaataccTTATCTCAGCATTTTCTTTCTCCGACTTCAGCTCCAACTCAATATTTAACAAAAGGATTTTGGGCTCCAAAAATTTCTTAGGTTGTTGTTCAAACCCCGCATATGAAAACGTCTTCTTGAACGCAACTCCGTTTACTAGGAAGGAGTCCCTCATAGTACCACCCGGAACCTAACCAAAATATAGAAAGCATTTCATTTTGTATGTTCTTTTCTCCCAAACACCTAAATATCTTGCATAAAGGCCTAATATACACCCATGATAtcaaataaatagaatatttcTAATTAAACTACAAACTAATATCAAGTTACATCAAGTAAGCTACATAGGCTAGCAGTTCCATGCCATACCTACATAATGACTATTTTCCTTTTAAATACTTGTCAGCATTAACAATTTGAAATTCAGAAGAAAACTAATCTTGTTAGAATATCAAAATCCAAATCTGACGGTTTCTCATCTAGATTcggaaagtgtttccaaattatTCCTTTATACTCAAAAAATTTGTTTGTGTAATCACCTAGATGTTAATGAAAACAAAAGCTAATATAAAAGCTATAATGTACCGACATAATGGCCGATATTGAGAATTAGAGTAGAGTAAAAAATTAGTAAATCTTAACCTCATTGAGGTGCTTGTAGCTAAGATAAGTAAATATGTGAAGTAAAAAAAACACATGAGACCTATAGCAGCTTCATTTGGATGTATGATATGAAGAACATTTATGTAATACTTGAATCATCACTTTGGCacaaaaaatatgtatatagaATAAAGAATTAACAATATTTGGGCACAAAAGGCACAAGAATTATGTGTAGATTTGATCTTGACATTGATGACATTTTactaaattacaaaatatttgtaaaaataccTTGTTGACTTATGAATACATAATTTCAAAATGGAACTTGAGCACCCAAAAAATAGTGACATCTCAATAAACGTTGCCTATAATATATTCATCAAAGTGTAGAGTTTAGAGTAATCATTTTGTGAAGCATAATAAGCAACTTAAACACTTTGAATTTCAAAAACAGAAAACATATCCGTGAAGAGAAAAGGCAAAGTTGTCAATTAAAGGATGAAAAGAGTCAGAATAGAATTTCATTATTATTGCAAAAAGTTTGAGAGACTTATCAGAAGCATATCGGTAAAAATGTTGACAATTATACAACCACATTATGCTGAATCTAGTTTTAATGCTTTTAAAATATACCTTCTTGATTCCAATCATATTTAGCCTATCATCATCGCCAATTGCAAGAACAGCATCAACCACCATAGAAGCAAAGAACTCCTTTTCCCCGCCAATTAGCTTTGAA includes:
- the LOC124942829 gene encoding T-complex protein 1 subunit eta-like translates to MSAMMQPQIILLKEGTDTSQGKPQLISNINACVAVGDVVRTTLGPRGMDKLIHDDKGNTTISNDGATIMKLLDIVHPAAKILVDIAKSQDSEVGDGTTTVVLLAAEFLREAKPFIEDGIHSQNLIRSYRTACNLAIEKIKASAVSIEGKSLEEKKSLLAKCASTTLSSKLIGGEKEFFASMVVDAVLAIGDDDRLNMIGIKKVPGGTMRDSFLVNGVAFKKTFSYAGFEQQPKKFLEPKILLLNIELELKSEKENAEIRLSDPSQYQSIVDAEWNIIYDKLDKCAKSGAKIILSRLAIGDLGTQYFADRDIFCAGRVAEEDLQRVAAATGGTVQTSVNNIIDEVLGSCEIFEEKQVGNERFNIFSGCPSGQTATIVLRGGADQFIEEAERSLHDAIMIVRRAVKNSTVVPGGGAIDMEISRYLRQHARTIAGKSQLFINSYAKALEIIPRQLCDNAGFDATDVLNKLRQKHALPSGEGSPFGVDINTGGIADSFANFVWEPAVVKINAINAATEAACLVLSVDETVKNPKSESAQGEAAASAMGGRGRGGFRGRGRGMRR